Proteins encoded in a region of the Lycium ferocissimum isolate CSIRO_LF1 unplaced genomic scaffold, AGI_CSIRO_Lferr_CH_V1 ctg592___fragment_3, whole genome shotgun sequence genome:
- the LOC132045031 gene encoding CDT1-like protein a, chloroplastic, which produces MESSTEPSSLLHTFKSKKKLQIGSDPNDASSTGAPSMDPWSSKTPEKPITAPRRTRNRSTALSLKDIRQAAQKLRKQPDPTRNVKPDPTRQVKQPELESSSSSAKGKKHVDSVKLPEKYELLVEFFSRMANSIRLLKLKGSSTTFTNISTKVECLTDRKFTYNHLAQIRFLLPEAIEVKKMLVFDERTSCMKPDLHITLNANGVEVDEKLKSSSGNVQLWDVFHHRILDFFKSHPEGDDIPEEALPGAFGTSKQEHLTNSSSPAGPQSIDETPISPMQKPPVAVSHLAQSFRKSFSRRASIGAEPEIANCSTNTSKAVNKTPSKLLSTRGVRSVTLPPSPLPSTPLKNTKGEDCLSLSSSESTPAKLMASTPAIQPPKRCYMSPDGESTESPIKLARRPPPSRLLTFDTPVKSSKLTADDEILDILNGNLLQSIRDKEQKALEENDPAISQAKWRKKMISSLPKFFDMIYFLFQSMKRSVITKEELMHKVISSHLDIADKREVEEQLWLLQEIAPEWISEKLSSSGDLLLRVSKVSNAESIRTRIAEAK; this is translated from the exons atggAGTCATCTACTGAACCTTCTTCACTATTGCATACATTCAAGTCTAAAAAGAAACTCCAAATCGGATCCGACCCGAATGATGCATCATCTACCGGGGCTCCATCTATGGATCCATGGAGCTCCAAAACACCCGAAAAGCCAATCACTGCTCCTCGCCGGACTCGTAATCGGAGCACCGCACTTTCATTGAAAGATATCCGACAAGCCGCACAGAAGCTCCGGAAACAACCCGACCCGACCCGGAATGTGAAACCCGACCCGACCCGCCAGGTGAAACAACCCGAGTTAgagtcttcttcttcttcagctAAAGGGAAGAAGCATGTAGATTCAGTAAAGCTACCAGAAAA GTACGAATTGTTGGTTGAATTCTTCAGTAGAATGGCCAATTCGATTCGGTTGCTGAAGTTGAAGGGTTCTTCGACAACATTTACAAACATTAGTACAAAAGTGGAGTGTCTAACTGATAG GAAGTTTACTTACAATCACTTGGCGCAGATAAGGTTTCTTTTACCCGAGGCAATTGAGGTAAAAAAGATGCTTGTGTTCGATGAACGAACAAGCTGTATGAAGCCCGATCTTCATATTACATTAAATGCTAAcggagttgaagttgatgagAAGCTGAAATCCTCTAGTGGCAATGTACAACTGTGGGACGTCTTCCACCATCGGATTTTGGATTTCTTTAAATCCCACCCTGAG GGAGATGACATTCCTGAGGAAGCATTACCAGGAGCATTCGGCACGTCAAAACAAGAGCACTTGACAAACTCGTCAAGTCCTGCAGGCCCACAGTCGATAGACGAGACACCAATCAGCCCAATGCAGAAGCCGCCAGTAGCTGTATCTCACCTGGCTCAATCCTTCAGGAAATCCTTTTCTCGTCGAGCATCTATTGGCGCGGAACCTGAGATTGCTAATTGTTCCACCAACACCTCTAAAGCTGTCAATAAAACTCCTTCTAAGCTGCTTTCAACACGAGGGGTTCGTTCTGTTACTTTACCACCATCTCCTCTACCATCAACTCCATTAAAAAATACGAAGGGTGAAGATTGTTTGTCTTTGTCAAGTTCTGAAAGTACTCCAGCAAAATTGATGGCTTCTACACCTGCGATCCAACCTCCCAAGAGATGCTATATGAGTCCAGATGGCGAGTCAACCGAATCACCAATAAAGCTAGCTAGGCGCCCTCCTCCCAGTAGGTTGTTGACCTTTGATACTCCTGTGAAGAGTTCAAAACTTACAGCAGATGATGAAATCCTTGACATTCTTAACGGGAATCTTCTACAGTCG ATTAGAGACAAAGAGCAGAAGGCATTAGAGGAGAATGATCCAGCCATATCCCAAGCGAAATGGCGGAAGAAAATGATTTCGAGCTTGCCTAAGTTTTTCGACATGATTTACTTCCTATTTCAATCGATGAAACGTTCTGTGATTACTAAAGAGGAGCTTATGCACAAAGTGATTTCGAGCCATCTAGATATTGCTGATAAAA gAGAAGTCGAAGAGCAACTCTGGTTATTGCAAGAAATAGCTCCTGAATGGATTTCTGAAAAGTTGTCATCTAGTGGTGATCTTCTGTTGCG TGTTAGCAAGGTATCAAATGCTGAATCAATACGCACAAGAATAGCCGAAGCAAAGTGA